GTGGCCCCTGGTCCAGCGGCCTCAAGCTGCGCTACCTGGGCGCCTATGCGCTGGAGGAGACCGGCTCGCGCAAGTCCAAGGCGGTGTTCACCGCCAACTGGCGCCTCGGCTATCAGTTCAGCGAGCGCTGGCAGCTGGGGCTGGACGTGCTGAACCTGTTCGACACCAAAGCCAACGACATCGAGTACTGGGGCGCCGCCTGCACCCGCGCCGAGGGCCCGGGCTGTGGCGATGGCGGCGAAGGCACTGATGGGATACAGGGCCGCCTGGTGCACCCGATGGAACCGCGCGCGCTGCGCCTCAGCCTGCGCGGCAGCTTCTGAGCCCCTGACCATGGCCGACGACGCCCAGCACCGCTTCGACACCGCCGAGCGCGACGCGGTCTACCGCGCGATCGCGCTGCGCCGCGACACCCGGCATTTCCAGCGGGGTCAGGTCGTGCCCAAGGCGCAGCTGCAGCGCCTGCTGCAGGCCCTGCACCAGGCGCCGTCGGTCGGGCTGATGCAGCCCTGGCGCGTGATCCGCGTCGCCGATGCCGCCCTGCGCGAGCGCATCGCCGCCCTGGTCGAGGCCGAGCGCCAGGCCACCGCGCTGGCGCTGGGCGAGCGCAGCGCCGAGTTCCTGCGCCTCAAGGTCGAGGGCCTGCGCGACTGCGCCGAGCTGCTGGTCCTGGTGCTGCCGCCGGACGACGGCACGGTCTTCGGCCGCCGCACCCTGCCGCGCGAGATGGCCCTGTGCTCCGCCGGCGCGGCCGTGCAGAACCTCTGGCTGGCCGCGCGCGCCGAGAATCTGGGCCTGGGCTGGGTCTCGATGTTCGAGCCGGCGGCGCTGGCCGCGCTGCTGCGCCTGCCCGCCGACGCGCAGCCGCTGGGCCTGCTGTGCCTGGGGCCGGTCGAGCGCTTTTACGAGGCGCCGATGCTGGAGCAGCAGGGCTGGCGCCAGGGCCGGCGCCTGTCGGACCTGCTGATGCAGGATGTCTGGAGTGAGGAAGAAGTCCAAGATGGAAATTGAGAAACCCCCGGTCGATCGCGAGCGCATCATCCCCACCGCCGAGCGCCGCGGCCTGGTGCTGGTGCATACCGGCAACGGCAAGGGCAAGAGCACGGCCGCCTTCGGCCTGGCGCTGCGCGCCCATGGCCGCGGCAAGGCGGTCAAGATCTACCAGTTCATGAAGGTGCCCAGCGCGCGCTTCGGCGAGCACCGCGTGTTCGAGCAGCTGGGCGTGCCCATCGTCGGCCTGGGCGACGGCTTCTCCTGGAAGAGCAAGGATCTGGACCACAGCGCCGAGCTGGCCCGCCATGGCTGGGAACAGGCCGAGGCGACGATACGCGCCGGCGAGCATTTCCTGGTCGTGCTGGACGAGATCATGTACCCGCTGCGCTATGGCTGGGTCGCGCTGGAGCCGGTGCTGCAAGCCCTGCGCGAGCGGCCGGCCCATGTGCATGTGGTGCTGACCGGCCGCGGCGCGCCGCAGGAGCTGATCGATCTGGCCGACACCGTGACCGAGATGGGCATGGTCAAGCACCATTTCAAAGCTGGTGTTCCCGCCCAACGAGGCATCGAGGATTGACGCACGCGATGATGCCCCTGCTGCTGCCCCTGGTCATGCTGGTCGCGCTGCTGGTGGACCGCCTGTTCGGCGAACCGCCGGCGCGGCTGCATCCGGTGGTCGGCATCGGGCATTACCTGAACCTGTTCGGCGCGCGCCTGAGCCGCCTGCCGCCGGGGCCGGCCTTCGTCGGCGGGGCGCTGGCCTGGCTGCTGGGCGCCCTGCTCTGCGCGGCCATCGCGCTGGGCCTGGAGATCCTGCTGATGCAGGGCCTGCAGCCCTGGGCCTCGTGGCCGGGTCTGCTGGCCTGCGCGCTGGCGCTGGGCCTGCTGCTGAAGCCGCTGTTGGCTTGGGCGCTGCTGGCCGACGAGGTGCGCGAGGTGGAGGCCGCGCTGCAACGCTCGCTCGACGAGGGCCGCGCACGCCTGTCCCGCCTGGTCAGCCGCGACACGCGGCGCCTGAGTGCGACGGAAGTGCGCGAGGCGGCGATCGAGACCCTGGCCGAGAACCTGAACGACTCGGTGGTCGCGCCGCTGTTCTGGTTCGCGATCGCCGGCCTGCCGGGCGCGGCGCTCTACCGCTTCGCCAACACCGCGGACGCGATGTGGGGCTACCGCGACCACCGCGAATGGTCGGGCAAGTTCGCGGCCCGCGCCGATGATCTGCTGTCCTGGATCCCGGCGCGCCTGACCGCGCTGATGATGATCCCGCTGCGGCAGCTGCCGGCACTGGCCCGCGAAGCGCCGCGCACGCCCTCGCCCAACAGCGGCTGGCCGATGGCCGCGATGGCGCTGGGCCTGGGCCTGAGCCTGGGCAAGCCGGGCGTCTACCGCCTCAACGAAACCAAGGGCGTCGCGCCGGCGGCCGCGCATCTGGCGCCGGCCCTGGCCCTGGCCGGCCGCGCGCTGCAGGGCAGCGTGGCGCTGCTGATGCTGCTGGCCTGGAGCCTGCGAGCATGAACGGCCACCCGATGCCTCTGCTGCCCGAGCATGGCGGACCCGATGGCGGCCCGGCCATCCAGCATGACTTCTCGACCAATGCGAATCCGCTGGGGCCGCCGCTGGCCCTGCTGCGCGCGGTGCAGGACGCCGACCGCGGCCGCTACCCGGACCCGCAGTACGGCGCGCTGCGCGAGCGGCTCGGCGCCGCCCATGGCCTGCCGGCGGCGCGGGTGCTGGTCGCCTCCGGTGGCGCCGAGGCGATCCGCCGCCTGAGCCTGGCCGCGCTGCTGGAGCAGGGCTGCCGCGAGGTCTGGGTGCCCAGCCCCGGCTTCGGCGACTATGCGCTGGCGGCGCGCGCGCTGGGCCTGGCGGTGTTCGGCTACGCCGCCGACGAGCTGCCGCGGCCGCAGGGCCCGGCCCTGGTCTGGGTCTGCGAGCCGAACAACCCCAGCGGCGCCGGCCTGACGAGCGCGCGCCTGCAGGCGATCGCCGCGGCCAGCGGCGACGCGCTGCTGGTGGTGGACCGGGCCTACGAGGCGCTGCGCCTGGACGGCGAGCCGCCCGCGATGCCGCCCGGCTGCTGGCAGCTGATCTGCCCCAACAAGGCCCTGGGCCTGACCGGCGTGCGCGCCGCCTATCTGCTGGCGCCGACCGAGGATGCGCTGTGGGCGCGCGCCCTGTCGCTGGCGCCCAGCTGGGTGCTGTCGGCCGAGGGCGTGGCGCTGCTGGGCCATTGGCATGCGCCGGCCACCACGCTGTGGCTGGACCATTCGCGTGAACAGCTGCAGCTGTGGCGCGCCCAGCTGCGCGGCGCGCTGGCGCGGCGCGGCTGGGAACAGCGCGAGAGCCAGACCAATTTCTGGCTGGTCCGCCCGCCGCGGCCGCTGCCGGTGCAGCGCCTGCGCGCCGCCGGCATCAAGCTGCGCGATGCCGCATCATTGGGGGCCCCGGGCTGGTGGCGCCTGGCGGCGCTGCCGGCGCCGGCCCAGCAAGCCCTGTTGAAGGAACTGTCCGAACCATGAAACGCATCGCCAAGGCCGTAATGGTGCTGGGCACCACCAGCGGCGCCGGCAAGAGCTTCCTGGCCACCGCGCTGTGCCGCTGGTACGCAGACCAGGGCCTCAAAGTCGCGCCCTTCAAGGCGCAGAACATGAGCAACAACGCCCGCGTGGTGCCAGGTCTTGCCGGCCAGATGGGCGAGATCGGCTCGGCCCAGTATTTCCAGGCCCTGGCCGCGCGCCGCGTGCCCGAGGTGCGGATGAACCCGGTGCTCTTGAAGCCCGAGGCCGACACGAAGAGTCAGGTGGTGGTACTGGGCGAGGTGCATCCCGAGCTGAACGCCACGCCCTGGCGCGAACGCAGCGAAAAGCTCTGGCCCCATGCCCGCGCCGCGCTGCACGAGCTGCTGGCCGAGAACGAGCTGGTGGTGATCGAGGGCGCCGGCTCGCCGGCCGAGATCAATCTGCACAGCAGCGACTATGTGAACATGCGCACCGCGCGCGAGGCGAACGCCGCCTGCCTGCTGGCCACCGACATCGACCGCGGCGGCGCTTTTGCCCATCTCTACGGCACGCACCAGCTGCTGCCGCCCGAGGAGCGCGCGTTGATCCGGGGCTTTGTGCTGAACCGCTTCCGCGGCGATGCGCGCCTGCTCGCGCCCGGCCCCGAGCAGCTGCAGGCGCTGACCGGCGTGCCCACCCTCGCCACCCTGCCGATGTGGCGCGGCCATGGCCTGCCGGAAGAAGACGGCGTGTTCGACGACGGCGCCAGCGGCAGCGGCCTGCGCATCGCCATCGTCGCCTATCCGCGCCTGTCCAATCTCGACGAGTTCCAGCCGCTGCGCGCGCTGCCGGGCCTGCGCCTGAGCTGGGCGCGCAGCCCGGCCGAACTGGCGGGCGCCGACTGGATCATCCTGCCCGGCTCCAAGGCCGTGGCCGCCGACCTGGCCTGGCTGCGCGAACAAAAACTCGACCTCGCGATCGCCGCCCATGCGGCCGCGGGCCGGCCGGTGCTGGGCATCTGCGGCGGCCTGCAGATGCTGGGCGAGGCCCTCCTGGACCCGCATCAGCTGGACGGCAATGCGCCGGGCCTGGGCCTGTTGCCGCTGGTGACCCAGTTCGAGCGCGAGAAGCTGCTGCGCCCGACCCGCATGCGCTTCGCGCAGCGGCTCGATGCGCCCTGGGCCGGCCTGGCCGATGTGGCCGCCGAGGGCTACGAGATCCACCATGGCCGCACCGCCCAGCATCCCGCCCTGCCCCTCGCATCCGTCGCGCTGCGCGACGAGCGCGGCGAGGCCATCGGCTGGCAGCAGGGCCCGGTGCTGGGCCATTACGTGCATGGCCTGTTCGAGCAGCCGGCCGTGCTGCAGGCCCTGTTCGGCCAGAGCGGCCAGAGCCTGGACCAGGTCTTCGACGGCCTGGCCGACTATGTCGACACCCATTTCCGGCCCGGCACGCTGCTGTCGCTGATCCGCTGAACCCTACGCCCCCTTCATGACCACGTCCCTCGCCACCATGATCCCCGCCATCGACTCCCTGCGCGACGATGCCCTGACCCAGGCCCTGCAGCGCCGCATCGACAACAAGACCAAGCCGCTCGGCGCCCTGGGCCGGCTGGAGCGGCTGATGCTGCGCCTGGGCCAGATCCTGGGCAGCGAGACCCCGCTGCTGCGCGACCCGCAGCTGATGGTGTTCGCCGGCGACCATGGCCTGGCGGCGCGCGGCGTCTCGGCCTATCCGAGCGACGTGACCTGGCAGATGGTCGAGAACTTCCTGGCCGGCGGCGCCGCGGTCTCGGTGCTGGCGCGCCAGCATGCGCTGGCGCTGACCGTGGTGGATGCCGGCGTCGCGCATGAGTTCGCGCCGCGCGAGGGCCTGGTGATCGCCAAGATCGCGCCCGGCACCGCCGACGCCAGCCAGGGCCCGGCGATGAGCATGGACCAATGCGCCACCGCGGTCGCGGCCGGCAAGAACCTCTTGCGCCAGCGCCCCGGCAATGTGCTGCTGCTGGGCGAGATGGGCATCGGCAACACCTCGGCCGCGGCCCTGCTGCTGGCGCGCCTGACCGACACGCCGATCGCCCAATGCGTGGGTCGCGGCACCGGCCTCAGTGACGCGCAGCTGGCGCGCAAGACCGAGATCCTGCGCCAGGTGCTGCAGCGCCATGGCGAGGCCGCGACCCCGCTGTCCGCGCTGGCGGCCTTCGGCGGTTTCGAGATCGCGATGATGGTCGGCGCGGTGCTGCAGGCGGCGCTGGAGCGGCGCGTGATCCTGGTTGACGGCTTCATCACCGGCAGCGCGGTGCTGGTCGCCGCGACCCTGCAGCCGACGGTGCTGGAGCGCTGCATCTTCGCCCATGCCTCCGAGGAGGCCGGGCATCGTCGCATGCTGGAGGCCTTGCAGGCCGAGCCGCTGCTGGACCTGGGTCTGCGCCTGGGCGAGGGCTCCGGCGCCGCGCTGGCCTGGCCGCTGCTGGAATCGGCCTGCGCGATCCTGGCCGAGATGGCCAGCTTCGATGCGGCCGGGGTCAGCCAGCGGGCGGACTGAGGAACACCCGCTCCAGATCGGCGCGAAAGCGCTGCAGCTGCAGCGGCTTGGTCCAGTATTCCTCGGCGCCGGCGGCCAGGGTGCGCTCCACCTCGTCGGGCATCGCGCTGGCCGACAGCGCGATCACCCGCAGCGCCGCGCAGCCCGGCTCGGCGCGCAGCCGGCTCAGCAGCTCCAGCCCGTCCATGTCGGGCAAGCGCATGTCCAGCAGGATCAGATCGGGCCGCAGCGCGGCGGCCTGGCGCAGGCCCTCCGCACCATCCTCGGCCAGGCTCAGCGAGAGCCCGCCCCAGCCGGCCAGCATCTCCTGCACCAGCAGGCGGTTCACCGCATTGTCCTCCACATAGAGCAGGCGCAGTCCGGCCATCGCGGCCGGCGCGGCCGGCGCGGCCGCCGCCGCGCGCGCCGGGTCCTCGACCTGCGGTGCGTCGCCATCACCCGCGTGCAGCGGCAGCCGCAGGGTGACGGTGGTGCCCGCGCCGGCCACGCTGCGCAGCGCCAGGCCGGCCCCCATCAGCTCCAGCAGGTAGCGGGTCAGCACCAGGCCGATGCCGGTGCCCTCGATCGGCCCGCGCTCGCGGCCCAGGCGGTTGAAGGGCTCGAACAGATGGGCCAGCTGCTGCTCGTCCATGCCCAGGCCGCCGTCGCGGATCTCCAGCGCCAGCCAGCCCGGCTCGGCCGGCGCCGCCTCGATCACCAGCGCGCCGCCGCGCCGGTTGTACTTGACCGCATTGCTGAGCAGGTTGACCAGGGCCTGGCGCAGCCGCACCGGATCCGCCGCCAGCAGCGGCAGCGCCGGTGCCAGCCGCAGCGCGGGCCGGATCTCCATCTCCCGCAGCGGGCCGCCGAGCAGCTCCAGCGCCTCGTCCAGCAGCGGCGCCAGCGCGACCGGCTGCGGCTGCAGCTGCAGCTGGCCGGCCTCGATGCGCGAGATGTCCAGCATGTCGTTGATCAGCTCCAGCAGATGCCAGCCGGCCTGGGCGATCGCCTCGACCTGGGCCCGCTGGCGCTCGCGCAGCACCGGCTCGGGCACCGCCAGCAGCAGCTGCGCAAAGCCCAGCACCGCGTTCAGCGGCGTGCGCAGCTCATGGCTCATGCGCGACAGGAATTCGGTCTTGGCCAGGTTCGCCGCGGCCGCCGCCTCGGCCGCCTCGCGCAGGCGCCGGCGCTCGGTGATGTCGCGATAGATGAAGAGCAGGCAGTCCTCGCCCTGCTCCGGCAGCGCGCGCACCGACAGCAGGCCGTGCAGCAGCTGGCCGTCCTTGCGGCGCAGCGCGATCTCCATCGAGTCCAGGCGGCCGTCGCGGCGGAACTGCTGCACCATCAGCTCGCGCTGCGCCGGGTCGGCCCACAGGCCCAGGTCCACGCTGCGCCGGCCCAGCGCCTCCTCGCGGCTGTAGCCGCTCAGGCGCACGAAGGCCTCGTTGACATCGAGATAGATGCCGTCCTCGAGCCGGCTGATGCCCATCGCGTCCGGCGTGGTCTGGTAGATCTTCTGGAAGCGCTCCTGCGAGGCCAGCACCGCCGCCTGCTGGCGCCGCAGAGTGTCGATGTCCAGATGGCTGCCGATCATCAGCTGCGGCTCGCCGCGCGGCCCGCGCCGCACCACCCGGCCGCGCGACAGCAGCCAGCGCCATTGCCCCCGGGCATCGCGCATGCGGTACTCGTTGACGTAACTGCCCTCGGCGCTGCGCGCCGCCTCGGTCGCCATCCGCAGCGCCTGCTCGACGTCGTCGGGATGCAGCATCGCGCGCCATTGCTCGAGCGTCGCCGGGAAGGCGCCCGGCGCGTAGTCGAGCTGGCGGAAGAAACGCTCCGACAGACGCATCTGGCGCGCGTCGAGGTCCCATTCCCAGGGCGCGGCGCCGCTGGCCTCCAGCGCCAGCTCCAGCTGGGCCTGGCCCAGCTCGCGCTCGTGCAGCGCCTGCTGCAGCGCCTGCAGGTCGCGGCCATGGTCCAGCACCAGGTCCAGCAGGGTGCCCAGGCCCAGGCAGCCGGCGACGAAGGCCAGCAGCACCGGCAGCAGGGTGGCCGCGGCCAGGCGCGGGCCCAGCTCGCCGGGCAGCAGCAGCCACAGCATCAGCGCGCCGGCCAGCGCCACCGCGACGCCCAGGCCGGCCAGCCACAGCGCGCGGCGCCAGCGGACGCGCCCCACCCCGGCACAGCGCGGCCAGGCGCGCGCCCAGGCCCAACCCAGCGCCAGCGCAAGCACCATGCCCAACAGGGCCTGGCCGGCCAGCGGCCCGCCCTGCATCAGTCGGTAGGCGCCGGCCAGGCCCAAGGCCAGCAGCGCGCTGGGCGGCGGCAGGTAGGCGCCGGCCAGGGCCAGCAGCACGCCACGCGCATCGCTGCGCACGCCCTCGGCCAGCAGCAGCGGCGCCAGCTGCACCAGGATAGCGACCAGGCCGAAGGCCAGGCCCAGCGCCGCATGGCGCCAGCTCCAGCCGCGCGGCGGCAGCCGGGCCGGCTCCAGCAGCGCATAGGCCAGCACCAGCAGGCCCATCAGGCCCAGGTGGGTGCCCAGGTCCCGCAGCAGATCGGCATAGTGAAGCAATGCACTCATCTCGGGTGGTCTGGCTCTCATCGTAGCCTCGCGCGGGGCCGTCGGCGAGGGCCATAATCACCGCGCCGCCGACTCTTTCGAGGCCTTCATGACGGACCTGGTTTTTGCCGACGAAGCTCCGGACATCACCGCCAAGCTGCTGGATCCCTGGGTGGTGATGATCGTGGACGACGATCCCGCCGTGCACGAGGTGACGCAGCTGGTGATGGCGGACTTCGAGTTCGCCGGGCGCCGTCTGCATTTCCTCGACGCCTACAGCGGCCTGGAGGCGCGCGAGCTGCTGGCCAGCCGCCAGGACATCGCGCTGGTGCTGCTGGACGTGGTGATGGAGTCCGAGCATGCCGGGCTGGACCTGGCCCGCCATATCCGCGAGGAGCTGGACAACCACCATGTGCGCATCGTGCTGCGCACCGGCCAGCCGGGCCAGGCGCCGGAAGAGCATGTGATCAAGAGCTACGACATCAACGACTACAAGGAAAAGACCGAGCTCACCAAGCGCAAGCTGATCACGGTGTTCTACAGCGCGCTGCGCAGCTACCGCGACATCATGATCATCGAGGCCTCGCGCCTGGCGCTGCGCCGCGCGATCGACGCGATCACCAAGGTCTACGACTCGCAGAACCTGCGCCGCTTCGCCTCCGCGGTGCTGGAGCAGGTCGCGCACCTGCTCGGGCTGGAGGCGCAAGGGCTGTGCGCGACCCGGGTCGCGGCCTATGCGGCCTCGCATGTCGAGGGCCGGCTGAAGGTGCTGGCCGCCACCGCCGAGTACTCGCGCCTGCTGGTCGACGAGGAGCTGCAGACCCTGCCCGAGGAGGTGCGCATCGCGCTGGAGCTGGCGCTGGAGCGCCAGCAAAGCCATTTCGACGAGCGCCATTTCGTCGGCTACTACCGCAGCAGCACCGGCAACGAGAGCCTGCTCTACATGGTGTTCAGCGAGCCGGTCGACGCCGCGGCGCGCGAGCTGCTGGAGATCTTCTGCGCCAATGTCGCGATCACCTACGAGAGCCTGCTGCTGCGCGAGGAGATCCAGGACACGCAGCGCTCCACCGTCTTCATCCTCGGCGAGGCGGTCGAGAAGCGCTCCAAGGAGACCGGCGCCCATGTGCGGCGCGTCGCCGAGCTGGCCGCGCTGCTGGGCGAGGCGGTCGGCATGAAGGCCTCGGACGTGGAGTTCCTGCGCCAGGCCGCGCCGCTGCACGATGTCGGCAAGATCGGCATCCCGGACCGGGTGCTGAACAAGCCCGCCAAGCTGGACGAGGAGGAATGGGCGGTGATGCAGACCCATGCCCGCATCGGCTACGAGCTGCTGAACAAGAGCGACAAGCGCATCCTGCAGCTGGGCGCGACGATCGCGCATGAACATCACGAGCGCTGGGACGGCCAGGGCTATCCGCGCGGCCTCGCGGGCGAGCAGATCCATATCGTCGGCCGCATCACCGCGCTGTGCGACGTGCTGGACGCGCTGCTCAGCGAGCGCTGCTACAAGCAGCGCTGGGACTTCGACGCCGCGCTGGACTTCGTCAAGGGCGAGGCCGGCACCCGCTTCGACCCGAACCTGGTACGACTGCTGCTGGAGCGCCTGCCCGAGGTCCGCTCGATCTATGAACGCTATCCCGATGCCTGATATCAACCCACCCCCTACGCGCTCCGCGCACCCCCTCGAAGGGGGCACCGCCGACGGCCCGGCAGAGCCGGATCCGCGCCGGTCGCTCGGGAATGCGCCGCCAGGCAATCCCCGCTTGTTCGACGAAGCGCAGAGTCGGCGCCTGGCCGAAGCGGCGCTGCGCTCGATCACCCTCTCCACCTCGCGGGTGCAGGGCGAGGCCTTTTTCCGCGTGCTGGTGCGCGACCTGGCCGCGGCGCTGGACGTGGCCTATGTGATCGCCGGCCGGCTGGTGACGATGGAGGAGGACGGCAGCGAGGGCATCCAGACCCTGGCGGTCTGGGGCGGCGCGGACTGGCTGCCCAACCTCGCCTATTCGCTCAAGGGCACGCCCTGCAGCAATGTTGCCGAGCAGAGCATGTGCTTCTACCCCTGCGGCGTGCAGCAGGCCTATCCGGACGACCTGCTGCTGGGCGAGATGGGCGCGCAGAGCTATGTCGGCACGCCGATGGTCGGCACCACCGGCCAGAGCCTGGGCATCCTGGTCGCGCTGGACAAGCGCGAGATCGATGCGGACAAGCATCTGCTGGCGCTGTCGCTGCTGTCGATCTTCGCGGCGCGCGGCGCGGCCGAGCTGCAGCACCAGGACCGCGCGGCCGAGCTGGAGCGCGAGGTGCATGCCCGCACCGAGGAGCTGCGCCTGGCCACCACCGCCCTGGTCGAGCGCGAGAAGCTGGCCGCGCTGGGCGGACTGGTGGCCGGCGTCGCGCATGAGGTCAACACGCCGATCGGCATCGCGGTGACCGCGGCCTCCGGCATGGAGGAGTTCGCCCGCGAGCTCTCGCGCAAGCTGGACGGCGACAAGGTCAGCCGCAGCGAGCTGCAGCAGCTGGCGCGGCGTCTGCAGAGCGCGGCCACCCTGGTCGGCAGCAATCTGGCGCGCGCCGCGGCCCTGGTCGGCGGCTTCAAGACCCTGGCGGTGGACCAGGGCAGCGAGAGCGCGCAGCAGCTGGACCTGCCGGACTATTTGCGCGCCATCGTCCAGGCCCACCAGCCGGTGCTGAAGAGCGCGCAGGTGCAGGTGCAGCTGACCCTGCCGGACGAGCTGCGCCTGCGCCTGGTCGGCGGCCTGCTGTCGCAGATCCTCTCCAACCTGCTGCTGAATGCGATCACCCATGCCTTCGACGAGGCGCAGACGGACCGCCGCATCGCGATCGGCCTGTGCGAGCTGGGCGAGACCCTGGAGCTGCGGGTGCGCGACAACGGCCGCGGCGTGCCGGCCGAGATCCGGCCGCGCCTGTTCGAGCCCTTCTTCACGACCAAGCGCGACGCCGGCGGCTCCGGCCTGGGCCTGCACATCGTGCAGACCCTGGTGCAGCGCCTGGGCGGCACGGTGCGGCTGGACGAGGCGGCCGGGCCGGGCCTGGGC
This genomic stretch from Roseateles sp. DAIF2 harbors:
- a CDS encoding sensor histidine kinase, with translation MFDEAQSRRLAEAALRSITLSTSRVQGEAFFRVLVRDLAAALDVAYVIAGRLVTMEEDGSEGIQTLAVWGGADWLPNLAYSLKGTPCSNVAEQSMCFYPCGVQQAYPDDLLLGEMGAQSYVGTPMVGTTGQSLGILVALDKREIDADKHLLALSLLSIFAARGAAELQHQDRAAELEREVHARTEELRLATTALVEREKLAALGGLVAGVAHEVNTPIGIAVTAASGMEEFARELSRKLDGDKVSRSELQQLARRLQSAATLVGSNLARAAALVGGFKTLAVDQGSESAQQLDLPDYLRAIVQAHQPVLKSAQVQVQLTLPDELRLRLVGGLLSQILSNLLLNAITHAFDEAQTDRRIAIGLCELGETLELRVRDNGRGVPAEIRPRLFEPFFTTKRDAGGSGLGLHIVQTLVQRLGGTVRLDEAAGPGLGFIIRLPRETPHF
- a CDS encoding PAS domain S-box protein: MSALLHYADLLRDLGTHLGLMGLLVLAYALLEPARLPPRGWSWRHAALGLAFGLVAILVQLAPLLLAEGVRSDARGVLLALAGAYLPPPSALLALGLAGAYRLMQGGPLAGQALLGMVLALALGWAWARAWPRCAGVGRVRWRRALWLAGLGVAVALAGALMLWLLLPGELGPRLAAATLLPVLLAFVAGCLGLGTLLDLVLDHGRDLQALQQALHERELGQAQLELALEASGAAPWEWDLDARQMRLSERFFRQLDYAPGAFPATLEQWRAMLHPDDVEQALRMATEAARSAEGSYVNEYRMRDARGQWRWLLSRGRVVRRGPRGEPQLMIGSHLDIDTLRRQQAAVLASQERFQKIYQTTPDAMGISRLEDGIYLDVNEAFVRLSGYSREEALGRRSVDLGLWADPAQRELMVQQFRRDGRLDSMEIALRRKDGQLLHGLLSVRALPEQGEDCLLFIYRDITERRRLREAAEAAAAANLAKTEFLSRMSHELRTPLNAVLGFAQLLLAVPEPVLRERQRAQVEAIAQAGWHLLELINDMLDISRIEAGQLQLQPQPVALAPLLDEALELLGGPLREMEIRPALRLAPALPLLAADPVRLRQALVNLLSNAVKYNRRGGALVIEAAPAEPGWLALEIRDGGLGMDEQQLAHLFEPFNRLGRERGPIEGTGIGLVLTRYLLELMGAGLALRSVAGAGTTVTLRLPLHAGDGDAPQVEDPARAAAAAPAAPAAMAGLRLLYVEDNAVNRLLVQEMLAGWGGLSLSLAEDGAEGLRQAAALRPDLILLDMRLPDMDGLELLSRLRAEPGCAALRVIALSASAMPDEVERTLAAGAEEYWTKPLQLQRFRADLERVFLSPPAG
- the cobT gene encoding nicotinate-nucleotide--dimethylbenzimidazole phosphoribosyltransferase; its protein translation is MTTSLATMIPAIDSLRDDALTQALQRRIDNKTKPLGALGRLERLMLRLGQILGSETPLLRDPQLMVFAGDHGLAARGVSAYPSDVTWQMVENFLAGGAAVSVLARQHALALTVVDAGVAHEFAPREGLVIAKIAPGTADASQGPAMSMDQCATAVAAGKNLLRQRPGNVLLLGEMGIGNTSAAALLLARLTDTPIAQCVGRGTGLSDAQLARKTEILRQVLQRHGEAATPLSALAAFGGFEIAMMVGAVLQAALERRVILVDGFITGSAVLVAATLQPTVLERCIFAHASEEAGHRRMLEALQAEPLLDLGLRLGEGSGAALAWPLLESACAILAEMASFDAAGVSQRAD
- a CDS encoding aminotransferase class I/II-fold pyridoxal phosphate-dependent enzyme, giving the protein MNGHPMPLLPEHGGPDGGPAIQHDFSTNANPLGPPLALLRAVQDADRGRYPDPQYGALRERLGAAHGLPAARVLVASGGAEAIRRLSLAALLEQGCREVWVPSPGFGDYALAARALGLAVFGYAADELPRPQGPALVWVCEPNNPSGAGLTSARLQAIAAASGDALLVVDRAYEALRLDGEPPAMPPGCWQLICPNKALGLTGVRAAYLLAPTEDALWARALSLAPSWVLSAEGVALLGHWHAPATTLWLDHSREQLQLWRAQLRGALARRGWEQRESQTNFWLVRPPRPLPVQRLRAAGIKLRDAASLGAPGWWRLAALPAPAQQALLKELSEP
- the bluB gene encoding 5,6-dimethylbenzimidazole synthase is translated as MADDAQHRFDTAERDAVYRAIALRRDTRHFQRGQVVPKAQLQRLLQALHQAPSVGLMQPWRVIRVADAALRERIAALVEAERQATALALGERSAEFLRLKVEGLRDCAELLVLVLPPDDGTVFGRRTLPREMALCSAGAAVQNLWLAARAENLGLGWVSMFEPAALAALLRLPADAQPLGLLCLGPVERFYEAPMLEQQGWRQGRRLSDLLMQDVWSEEEVQDGN
- a CDS encoding cobyric acid synthase, whose protein sequence is MKRIAKAVMVLGTTSGAGKSFLATALCRWYADQGLKVAPFKAQNMSNNARVVPGLAGQMGEIGSAQYFQALAARRVPEVRMNPVLLKPEADTKSQVVVLGEVHPELNATPWRERSEKLWPHARAALHELLAENELVVIEGAGSPAEINLHSSDYVNMRTAREANAACLLATDIDRGGAFAHLYGTHQLLPPEERALIRGFVLNRFRGDARLLAPGPEQLQALTGVPTLATLPMWRGHGLPEEDGVFDDGASGSGLRIAIVAYPRLSNLDEFQPLRALPGLRLSWARSPAELAGADWIILPGSKAVAADLAWLREQKLDLAIAAHAAAGRPVLGICGGLQMLGEALLDPHQLDGNAPGLGLLPLVTQFEREKLLRPTRMRFAQRLDAPWAGLADVAAEGYEIHHGRTAQHPALPLASVALRDERGEAIGWQQGPVLGHYVHGLFEQPAVLQALFGQSGQSLDQVFDGLADYVDTHFRPGTLLSLIR
- a CDS encoding DUF3369 domain-containing protein, whose amino-acid sequence is MTDLVFADEAPDITAKLLDPWVVMIVDDDPAVHEVTQLVMADFEFAGRRLHFLDAYSGLEARELLASRQDIALVLLDVVMESEHAGLDLARHIREELDNHHVRIVLRTGQPGQAPEEHVIKSYDINDYKEKTELTKRKLITVFYSALRSYRDIMIIEASRLALRRAIDAITKVYDSQNLRRFASAVLEQVAHLLGLEAQGLCATRVAAYAASHVEGRLKVLAATAEYSRLLVDEELQTLPEEVRIALELALERQQSHFDERHFVGYYRSSTGNESLLYMVFSEPVDAAARELLEIFCANVAITYESLLLREEIQDTQRSTVFILGEAVEKRSKETGAHVRRVAELAALLGEAVGMKASDVEFLRQAAPLHDVGKIGIPDRVLNKPAKLDEEEWAVMQTHARIGYELLNKSDKRILQLGATIAHEHHERWDGQGYPRGLAGEQIHIVGRITALCDVLDALLSERCYKQRWDFDAALDFVKGEAGTRFDPNLVRLLLERLPEVRSIYERYPDA
- the cbiB gene encoding adenosylcobinamide-phosphate synthase CbiB gives rise to the protein MPLLLPLVMLVALLVDRLFGEPPARLHPVVGIGHYLNLFGARLSRLPPGPAFVGGALAWLLGALLCAAIALGLEILLMQGLQPWASWPGLLACALALGLLLKPLLAWALLADEVREVEAALQRSLDEGRARLSRLVSRDTRRLSATEVREAAIETLAENLNDSVVAPLFWFAIAGLPGAALYRFANTADAMWGYRDHREWSGKFAARADDLLSWIPARLTALMMIPLRQLPALAREAPRTPSPNSGWPMAAMALGLGLSLGKPGVYRLNETKGVAPAAAHLAPALALAGRALQGSVALLMLLAWSLRA
- the cobO gene encoding cob(I)yrinic acid a,c-diamide adenosyltransferase; amino-acid sequence: MEIEKPPVDRERIIPTAERRGLVLVHTGNGKGKSTAAFGLALRAHGRGKAVKIYQFMKVPSARFGEHRVFEQLGVPIVGLGDGFSWKSKDLDHSAELARHGWEQAEATIRAGEHFLVVLDEIMYPLRYGWVALEPVLQALRERPAHVHVVLTGRGAPQELIDLADTVTEMGMVKHHFKAGVPAQRGIED